From one Novosphingobium sp. genomic stretch:
- a CDS encoding NAD-glutamate dehydrogenase domain-containing protein codes for MSDQPSRAQAPAPLPDALVARLAPRLEVRLDEAQLPGDPEMSAEALAAAARFLLTSAARRERAQSAINIETVAGAAGERFMRIAVVNEDMPFLVDSIAGTVGAHGLVIDRLIHPIVPVERNGHGDITDLPEGEAPGVARESVVYLETPRADARTRAALAADLAVTLGDVRAAVGDWGAMRTAMEDDAGRLTAMDRAEGAALLRWFKDGMLTQLGHVTRLRDGSQQGALGVCRKSTWELLNRAGFDSAFAWFDQFAAKGGGGRLPLIVKSNRIAHVHRRVPLDLFIVPVIDDGKVTALSVHAGVWTSEALASPPQAVPRMRAQLAALMEKFGFSPRGHAGKVLVHALTSLPHDQLIGFEDADLERVSLTLMSIIDRPRPRLSLVTGSLGRHLYGFVWLPRETLSNRMRARISTMLEEASGTKVLDWSLEVEEGNLAQLRYVLAAAEGHAIAVPDEAALDAQLQAMLRGWGDAVEAELANTEEPARAAAIATRYADAFPESYRVLYGASEAAIDIAHLRRIASGGDEHPRAVRLYRLPASDEPTRLRLKIYERNASLVLSDVVPALENFGFRVIDNIPTTLGSDERLGVIHDFLLALPVGQDTAPVLAHAPIIEDALLAVLTGAGEEDAFNRLIVGVGLSAREANWLRAWYRYLRQTGLNYSIDTAVDALMNAGPVTLGLVDLFRARHQPDISDRTGQEASAEDVIRDGLAKVSAINEDRLLRAFRMIVLAILRTNAYAPAGREALAFKFDSALVPNLPKPLPWREIFVYSRRVEGIHLRAGPVARGGLRWSDRRDDFRTEVLGLMKAQRVKNAVIVPTGAKGGFYPKQLPDPARDRDGWATEGRESYKVFIRTLLSLTDNIVEGQVVHPECVVIRDGEDPYFVVAADKGTATFSDTANGLAAEKDFWLDDAFASGGSKGYDHKAMGITARGAWMSVQRHFREMGVDVQTDPVRVVGVGDMSGDVFGNGMLLSKSLLVTAAFDHRHIFLDPNPDAAKSWEERNRLFNLPRSSWDDYDRSVMSPGGAIVPRSQKEIPLSPEIRVALGIDAEVIDPDSLMTAILKAPADLLWFGGIGTYVKASHEVHAEVGDPSNDSIRVNGADVRARVIGEGGNLGCTQAGRIDYALRGANGFGGRGNTDFIDNSAGVDCSDKEVNIKIALASAKRAGRLDEDGRVVLLSQMTDAVAALVLEDNRLQALGLSIAQSGGADAMPGHVRLIEMLEDNGQLDRRTEGLADADSFARRAADIGAGLTRPELAVLLSSAKLAVQEALEASTVVDDPALDDDLLHAFPEDMRETYREDILGHRLRREILATRLANRLINRLGFVHPFELAEEEGVGAAEVTAAFLAAEKLFDLEAIWQAIEDAPIAETPRILLMSRAADVVRSHMADLLRSGATTIAPSVMAADLAGGVSALSAQVDDLLVTETRERSTRMATELLAAGADGEQALSIVHLFDMDGVVGLAALAHGNGADPVALTRAFTRLGEALGLDWAQGVAARLSPADPWERLLVAGLARDFQQMRLQFLARAEPSAPVATVESWLEATSAGVLAFRGMINRARKAAVVSPAMLAQIASQARNVLAR; via the coding sequence TGGACGAAGCCCAGCTTCCCGGCGACCCGGAAATGAGCGCCGAGGCGCTGGCCGCCGCCGCCCGTTTCCTGCTGACCTCCGCCGCAAGGCGTGAACGCGCGCAGAGCGCCATCAACATCGAAACCGTGGCGGGCGCGGCGGGTGAGCGCTTCATGCGCATCGCCGTGGTCAATGAGGACATGCCTTTTCTGGTCGATTCGATCGCGGGCACGGTGGGCGCGCATGGTCTGGTGATCGACCGGCTGATCCACCCCATCGTTCCGGTCGAGCGCAACGGCCATGGCGACATCACCGACCTGCCCGAGGGCGAGGCCCCCGGCGTGGCACGTGAATCGGTGGTCTATCTCGAAACGCCGCGTGCCGACGCGCGCACCCGCGCCGCGCTGGCCGCCGATCTGGCGGTGACTCTGGGCGATGTGCGCGCCGCCGTGGGCGACTGGGGCGCGATGCGCACCGCCATGGAGGACGATGCCGGGCGCCTCACCGCCATGGACCGCGCCGAGGGCGCCGCGCTGTTGCGCTGGTTCAAGGACGGCATGCTGACGCAGCTCGGCCATGTCACCCGCCTGCGCGACGGCAGCCAGCAGGGCGCGCTGGGCGTCTGCCGCAAGAGCACCTGGGAATTGCTGAACCGCGCCGGTTTCGACAGCGCCTTCGCCTGGTTCGACCAGTTCGCGGCCAAGGGCGGCGGCGGTCGCCTGCCGCTGATCGTCAAGTCGAACCGCATCGCCCATGTCCACCGCCGCGTGCCGCTCGACCTGTTCATCGTGCCGGTGATCGATGACGGCAAGGTCACCGCTTTGTCGGTCCACGCAGGCGTCTGGACCAGCGAGGCGCTCGCCAGCCCGCCACAAGCCGTGCCCCGCATGCGCGCGCAGCTTGCCGCCTTGATGGAGAAGTTCGGTTTCTCGCCGCGCGGCCACGCGGGCAAGGTGCTGGTCCATGCGCTGACCAGCCTGCCGCATGACCAGCTCATCGGCTTCGAGGATGCCGATCTGGAGCGCGTTTCCCTCACGCTGATGAGCATCATCGACCGCCCGCGCCCGCGCCTCTCGCTGGTGACGGGATCGCTGGGGCGGCATCTCTACGGCTTCGTCTGGCTGCCGCGCGAAACGCTCTCGAACCGCATGCGCGCGCGCATCTCCACCATGCTGGAGGAGGCTTCGGGCACCAAGGTGCTCGACTGGTCGCTGGAGGTCGAGGAAGGCAATCTGGCGCAATTGCGCTATGTGCTGGCCGCCGCCGAGGGCCATGCGATCGCCGTGCCCGATGAGGCCGCGCTCGATGCGCAATTGCAGGCCATGCTGCGCGGCTGGGGCGACGCAGTGGAGGCGGAACTGGCCAACACCGAGGAACCGGCCCGCGCCGCCGCCATCGCCACGCGCTATGCCGATGCCTTCCCGGAAAGCTATCGCGTGCTCTATGGCGCGTCCGAAGCCGCGATCGATATCGCCCATCTGCGCCGCATCGCCAGCGGCGGTGACGAGCATCCACGCGCGGTGCGCCTCTATCGCCTGCCCGCCAGCGACGAGCCGACCCGCCTGCGCCTGAAGATCTATGAGCGCAACGCCTCGCTGGTGCTCTCCGACGTGGTGCCCGCGCTGGAAAACTTCGGCTTCCGCGTGATCGACAACATCCCCACCACGCTGGGCAGCGATGAAAGGCTGGGGGTGATCCATGATTTCCTGCTGGCCCTGCCTGTCGGTCAGGATACCGCCCCGGTGCTGGCTCATGCCCCGATCATCGAGGATGCGCTGCTCGCCGTGCTGACCGGCGCGGGCGAGGAAGACGCCTTTAACCGGCTGATCGTCGGCGTGGGGCTCTCCGCGCGGGAGGCCAACTGGCTGCGTGCCTGGTATCGCTATTTGCGCCAGACCGGCCTGAACTACAGCATCGACACCGCCGTCGATGCGCTGATGAATGCCGGGCCAGTGACGCTGGGTCTGGTCGATCTGTTCCGCGCCCGCCATCAGCCCGACATTTCGGACCGCACGGGTCAGGAAGCCTCGGCCGAGGATGTCATCCGCGACGGTCTCGCCAAGGTGTCCGCGATCAATGAGGACCGCCTGCTGCGCGCCTTCCGCATGATCGTGCTGGCGATCCTGCGCACCAATGCCTACGCCCCCGCCGGGCGCGAGGCGCTGGCCTTCAAATTCGATTCCGCGCTGGTGCCGAACCTGCCCAAGCCGCTGCCATGGCGTGAAATCTTCGTCTATTCGCGCCGCGTGGAAGGCATCCATCTGCGCGCCGGCCCCGTCGCACGCGGGGGCCTGCGCTGGTCCGACCGCCGCGACGACTTCCGCACCGAAGTGCTGGGCCTGATGAAGGCGCAGCGCGTGAAGAACGCCGTCATCGTGCCGACCGGCGCCAAGGGCGGCTTCTATCCCAAGCAGTTGCCCGACCCCGCGCGCGACCGCGATGGCTGGGCCACCGAGGGCCGCGAAAGCTACAAGGTCTTCATCCGCACGCTTTTGTCGCTGACCGACAACATCGTCGAGGGGCAGGTCGTCCACCCCGAATGCGTGGTGATCCGCGACGGCGAAGACCCCTATTTCGTGGTCGCCGCGGACAAGGGCACCGCCACCTTCTCCGACACCGCCAATGGGCTGGCCGCCGAGAAGGACTTCTGGCTCGACGACGCTTTCGCCAGCGGCGGCTCGAAGGGCTATGACCACAAGGCGATGGGCATCACCGCGCGCGGCGCCTGGATGAGCGTGCAGCGCCACTTCCGCGAAATGGGCGTCGATGTGCAGACCGACCCCGTCCGCGTCGTCGGCGTGGGCGACATGAGCGGCGACGTCTTCGGCAACGGCATGCTGCTGTCGAAGAGCCTGCTGGTCACCGCCGCCTTCGACCACCGCCATATCTTCCTCGACCCCAACCCCGATGCGGCGAAATCGTGGGAGGAACGCAACCGCCTCTTCAACCTGCCGCGTTCGAGCTGGGACGATTACGACCGTTCGGTCATGTCGCCGGGCGGGGCCATCGTGCCGCGCAGCCAGAAGGAAATCCCGCTCTCGCCGGAAATCCGCGTCGCGCTGGGCATCGACGCCGAAGTGATCGACCCCGATTCGCTGATGACCGCCATCCTGAAGGCCCCCGCCGATCTGCTGTGGTTCGGCGGCATCGGCACCTATGTGAAGGCTTCGCACGAAGTCCATGCCGAGGTGGGCGACCCCTCCAACGACTCGATCCGGGTGAATGGCGCCGACGTCCGCGCCCGCGTCATCGGTGAGGGCGGCAACCTCGGCTGCACCCAGGCCGGGCGCATCGACTATGCGCTGCGTGGCGCCAATGGCTTCGGCGGGCGCGGCAACACCGACTTCATCGACAATTCGGCCGGCGTCGATTGCTCGGACAAGGAGGTCAACATCAAGATCGCGCTGGCCAGCGCCAAGCGCGCCGGGCGCCTCGACGAGGATGGCCGCGTCGTCCTGCTCTCGCAGATGACCGATGCCGTGGCCGCGCTGGTGCTGGAGGACAACCGCCTGCAGGCTCTGGGCCTCTCCATCGCGCAGAGCGGCGGGGCCGATGCCATGCCCGGCCATGTCCGCCTGATCGAGATGCTGGAGGACAATGGCCAGCTCGACCGCCGCACCGAAGGTCTGGCCGATGCCGACAGCTTCGCGCGCCGCGCCGCCGACATCGGCGCCGGGCTGACCCGCCCCGAACTGGCGGTGCTGCTCTCCAGCGCCAAGCTGGCGGTGCAGGAGGCGCTGGAAGCCTCCACCGTGGTCGATGACCCGGCGCTGGATGACGACCTGCTCCACGCCTTCCCCGAGGACATGCGCGAAACCTATCGCGAGGACATCCTCGGCCACCGCCTGCGCCGCGAGATCCTCGCCACGCGCCTGGCCAACCGCCTGATCAACCGCCTCGGCTTCGTCCATCCCTTCGAACTGGCCGAGGAAGAAGGCGTGGGCGCCGCCGAGGTGACCGCCGCCTTCCTCGCCGCCGAAAAGCTATTCGATCTGGAAGCCATCTGGCAGGCCATCGAGGACGCGCCCATCGCCGAAACGCCGCGCATCCTGCTGATGAGCCGCGCCGCCGATGTGGTGCGCAGCCATATGGCCGACCTGCTCCGCTCGGGCGCGACGACCATCGCGCCCTCGGTGATGGCGGCGGATCTGGCCGGGGGCGTCTCCGCCCTCTCCGCTCAGGTCGACGACCTCCTCGTCACCGAAACGCGCGAGCGCTCCACCCGCATGGCCACCGAACTGCTGGCAGCTGGCGCGGATGGCGAACAAGCCCTCTCCATCGTCCATCTCTTCGATATGGATGGCGTGGTCGGGCTGGCGGCACTGGCCCATGGCAATGGCGCCGATCCCGTGGCGCTGACCCGCGCCTTCACCCGTCTGGGCGAGGCGCTGGGTCTGGACTGGGCACAGGGCGTGGCCGCGCGCCTCTCCCCCGCCGATCCGTGGGAGCGCCTGCTGGTCGCAGGGCTTGCCCGCGACTTCCAGCAGATGCGCCTGCAATTCCTCGCCCGCGCGGAGCCCTCGGCTCCGGTCGCGACCGTCGAGAGCTGGCTGGAAGCGACCAGCGCCGGCGTGCTGGCGTTCCGCGGCATGATCAATCGCGCGCGCAAGGCGGCGGTGGTCAGCCCCGCGATGCTGGCGCAGATCGCCAGTCAGGCGCGGAATGTGTTGGCTCGGTAA